In Alkalihalobacillus sp. AL-G, the genomic stretch ATGGAGGGTGGCTTTCCTCTTAGAGGGGATTATATAGAACTTGCCGAATCGGTTTCCTATTTTAGTGCTGTTACATTGCTTTCGGTTGGATACGGGGACATTACACCAGTCGGGATTGGACGATGGATTTCGATTTTCGAGGCACTTGTCGGATATCTGTTACCAGCAGCATTTGTTTTATCCACTTTTACCGGGAATGGAAAAAAGTCAGAATAGTTGTAACCTTTATGCTCTTTAGGTACCCTGAATATATGAGGATGTTCAAAAAGAACCAAATGATAAACTACGAATTTTTCGAACGCACAGGGCGTGACGTATTTAGCCAGTGTTGTTTCTGATTCGTCACTTTTTGAACCTTTATTCAAGTCTTGTATTGGAGGGTATCAAAATGGCTGTAAAAACAGGTCAAAAGGCTCCGGATTTTACCGTGGCCGCAAACAATGGTGAAAATGTAAGGTTATCGGATTTTAAAGGAAAAAATGTTGTTCTCTATTTTTATCCGAAAGACATGACACCAGGCTGTACAACAGAGGCATGTGATTTCAGAGACAACTACAAAAAGTTCGGTGACTTAGATACGGTGATTCTCGGGGTGAGTCCGGATCCGGTTGATCGCCATAACAAATTCATTGAAAAACATGATCTTCCATTCTTGTTGTTGGCAGACGAGGAGCATAAGGTTGCGGACCTATACGATGTATGGCAATTAAAGAAAAACTTCGGAAAAGAATACATGGG encodes the following:
- a CDS encoding potassium channel family protein — its product is MDLLFLLLIMCAVALIVFRSLRSFFVHTPVRRKPPRGFISLEDLASLFIVYSIIILGFGTIYLSMLLNDIPVLMEGGFPLRGDYIELAESVSYFSAVTLLSVGYGDITPVGIGRWISIFEALVGYLLPAAFVLSTFTGNGKKSE
- the bcp gene encoding thioredoxin-dependent thiol peroxidase, yielding MAVKTGQKAPDFTVAANNGENVRLSDFKGKNVVLYFYPKDMTPGCTTEACDFRDNYKKFGDLDTVILGVSPDPVDRHNKFIEKHDLPFLLLADEEHKVADLYDVWQLKKNFGKEYMGIVRSTFIIDKNGELVKEWRKVRVKDHVTEALEYIKVNL